A window of Candidatus Poribacteria bacterium genomic DNA:
TCCGTTCACCGCAGAAAGAGGAGTTCACGCGTATTGCGTTCTTCAGGGAACGTGGCTTACGCAACCTGAATCCTGGTGTTGACGTACGTGATAGTCTGCTAACGATTGATTCATCGTATTCGTCAGTTGCCTCAGATGTCCTTTCACGCGCCCCTGAAACTGGAGCGGTCTCTATCGCGCGAGACGAAACCCTCAAGCTGCGGGTATTCGTTGACAAGAGTGTGGTGGAGGTATTCGCTAATGGGAAGCAGTGCGTGGCGATGCGTGTCTATCCTGATAAGGCAGAGAGTGTTGGTGTATCGTTGCGTTCGCAGGGACAAGCAAGTGAACTCAAATCCCTTGATGCTTGGCAGATGAAAAACATTTATGCTTAACTCCCAGCAGATACGGCACTTGTGCAAGTTATAGGAGGACTGGATCATGATTCGCTAAAAAGTCATTGGAGGGTGCAGCGTGAAGGTATAGACGAGGTTGGGCACAAAACCTCTTTAAACACAAATCCCTCTAATATTGTGTGGTTAGGAATCAATTTTGGAGATACAAGATTCTGATGTAGGAACCCTTCCCTTAATCAACTTTTTGGGGTTGGCCTTAAGTGGAATAGCGTCGGAGCAGTGCTTCCGATATTTCGTTTCTCACTCAGAACACTTTAAAATGAATAAGGAGAAATTTTAATGACAAAGCAAATTCTCTGCTACCTATATTTCTGCTGTGTATTCACATCTCTCGCTTATGCCTTCGATACCCCTGAGCTTTTTACAAAAGATAATGTGCTTGCCGCGGGGTGTTATAATGATGGATTCAGCAGTAGTGATATGACCCTTATTGTCCAACTCACCGTCGGAAAGGATGTTATTTTTGACGAGGGCTTTGAGGTGAGATATCATGTTCCTGATAAAGACGTTGATGGTTGGACTGAACTCGAATTTGACGATACGAACTGGAAAAAGGGCATCATCAGCATCGGTTACGGTGATGGTGATGACAATACGGAAATCAAATCAGGGGAGGTTGGCTCACTTTACACGCGTTATCACTTTGATGTACCTAAAGCGGTTACATCAAAAAAAATTATGTTTCGGGTTGACTATGACGACTCCTACATTCTGTGGATGAATGGGGTTGAAATCGCGCGTTCAGCCAATATCGCTACACTCTCGCCTATAGGCGAAATTCCTGTATGGGATGTGTCGAAAATTGTGGATTCGATGCCCGATGTTGAGGCAACGAAAGTACCTAAAGGAAAGCCGAACAAAGACCGTTGGAAGAAACCCGTAACACCCAGGGATCGGGACGTACACGAGACAATTCATGAATTTGAAATTGATGTTGAATTTGGTGGCGGATCAGCGTTGTCTGTTGACGCTGCAGACAAATTAACAACGACCTGGGCGAAACTAAAGGATCATTTAGATTGAGAAGAGTCATCTTTCTTTTCTGAGACTGACTTCTTTTTGATACTAAAGACTGGATGCGAAACCCTGAGGATTCGCATCCAGTCTCGGGCATTCATCTGATTTCCGAATAACACATTGCGTATCATGTAAAGGAATATAAAATTGCGTGATTCTAATGCTTCAAATCCTACCGTTAAATATGTCGCAGATCTTTACAATGTCAAAGAGGTTACCCTCTACGGCACCGCAAACTTGTCGTTCTGGGAAGCGGTGTTGCACAAGGAAGGTCTCTTTCCATATCACGAAGCGGATAAAGCTGTTCTACTGATTAGTGCGATGGATGCGAAGTGGCGGGGGTTTAAGTTTAAGGAATTTGTGATCGCTGTTGGTGTTTGTCTGAATGAAAACGGAACGAGTTTGGATGGATACTTTCTACCACACGCATTTAATTCGTCCAAACTCTTGGCTTTTTCGGAGAGAGTTTTCTTCCGTACCCCATATCTTCATGGTAACATCCAACTCCAAAACAGACTCCCTGCTTTTATTAAATTGTGGCATCGAACAGAGGTTCTTTTCCACGTTGAGATGTCTATTCCTGATATATCACCAACAGTTGAGTATTTGGAATGGAAAGGACCCATTTTCCTTCCGAATAACCGCGGTAAATTCTTCGCTGTACTGGCAGGTGAATCGGAAATCTATCCTTTTTCACCCGAAATGGATCGATTTGACATCAAACCATCAGCCGACTATGGAATTTTTCAACAACTAATTGAGAGCAATTTTGCCGGTAGTGTATGGAGTCTAAAAAGCCGTTCCCGCCACGCAAGGTCAAAGACTTGCAAGCCGGATGCTGAATAAGGGATAATCCGATATGACGGGTACATGGGAAGAACTCCGAATTGACGAGAAGGCAAAGGTCGTTTTAATGGATGTGTGGCAGATGCGCGCCATCTGGCAAGAACTGAAGTATCGGGAAGGACAGTAAAAATAAAAAACGAGGCTGATTTATGTTTTATCTAACTGGCGTTTTCATAGTTTGCGTGCTATTTTCCGCAATTCAACTGACTGCGATGGCGCAGAGCGTCAATATCTCTGAGCCTCTACCACCATCGACTGCCGTTCGCGAAACTTTTAACTTAGATCCGTTTTACGAGCAGTCGCTTGATGTTGAAGGGTTGCCTGTTGTCGCATCGGCAAAGGTGAGTCCTTATGCACTGAAGGAAGCGGCTTGGCTCATTCAGCAGATGGTCGGGCATCGGCGGGATATACTACAAGCACTCGGAAAAAATAATGTGCGTTTTGCTGTGATGGCACATAACGAACTGACGACGCAGATTCCCGAACATAGCGATCTTCAACCCGACTATTATTGGGATCGGCGCGCACGCGGTTTGGGTTCCACACCATCGCGACCCGCTGTCAGTTGTGGTGAGGAGAACCTGCTTAATTACGAAGGCGATCCGTATTCGACTGAAAATATTTTGGTTCACGAATTCGCGCATGCGATTCATCAGATGGGATTAAATACGGTGGATCCGAGTTTCGATGAGCGTCTTAAGGGACTATATGATGCTGCAGTCGAAAAAGGGTTGTGGAAAGACACTTATGCCATTACGAACAGAGCAGAGTATTGGGCTGAAGGCACGCAGTCTTGGTTCGACACGAACCGAGCAAACGACGACCAACATAACCATGTTGATACCCGCGATAAGTTAAAAGAATACGACCCAACACTCGCTGCGCTGCTGACTGAAATTTATGGTGATATGGATTGGCGATATACACAGGCAATAACCCGTACGCATCTCGTACATCTCCATGGGTTCAATCCTGAAGATTCCCCGAAATTTGAATGGCCCGCCGAGCTGATAGAGTTGACAGAATTCCACCAACAATTGAAGAATCCCGATAGTGATGGTGGTGGTAAGTGGGTGAATTTGGATAAGCATGATCCGAGTCTGCTTCCAAATCTAAGATCCGGAGGCAGTGACACCGAAACCGCAATCATTTTCGTGAATGGTACGAAGGCTGAGATTACATACTATTGGATAGATGATAAGGGTGACGAAAAGTACTATGGCAAGATTGCGGTTGATACCTTTGTGAATCAGCACACGTTTGCGGGGCATATCTGGCTCATCAAAGACACGAACAGGGACAACCTATCTGTATTCCGCGCTGAGGGAAAAACGGGACGCGCATTCGTTGGAGCAGAACCATTGATTAGGGAGAAATTAGAGTGAACCAAGTTATCCAGAAGGTTACTGCATTTATCGTCCGTGAAAGAGATGGTGTCAAGGAGTTACTTGTGTTTAAACATCCAACTGCAGGGGTCCAAATTCCTGCAGGTACTGTGGAAAAGAATGAAGACCTTGAAACTGCTGTGAAAAGAGAGGTTTATGAGGAAACAGGCTTACAATCTGTAGAAATTGAGGCATATCTGGGTTGTTTTGAAAATGAGTTGGCGGAAGGAGAGCGAATAATAGCGGAAACAACGCAGGTTTATATTGAACCCGATTTAAACGCAATGCTTTACAAAGAAAAACTCACGAAGGGGCTGACTGTCAATTACCATTCCATACGGGAAGATTTTACGCATATTTCGTATATCGAATACGACAAACATCCTAATCCGACATGTATCTGCTATAATATTACGGGGTGGGTGCCGAACGAAAACATAGGTGTGCAGAAAACGAGGCATTTTTTTCTCTTAAGCACACAAGAGGAAACAGCGGATGCATGGGAATTGAAAAGCGATAGAGGATACATCTTCAGTCCGTATTGGACACCACTTTCACCGAAACCCGAAATTATACCACCGCAAGACAAGTGGTTGGATTTTGTCTACGAGAGAATCTGAATTGTGGTAAAATAAATATTAGTAGGACGAGGTAACCTTGCCCTTATAGTTAAAATATTGGAAAGGGAAGAAGATAATTATGGAACGCATCAAACTAACTTCATTAGGACAAATTCCGGAAGCTGACATTTCCTTTGGAGATATGACGGTGTTCGTCGGGGAGCAAGCGAGCGGGAAAAGCATTTTACTCCAACTTGTGAAGTTAATCTTAGATGCAGGCGATATTACGCAAACCCTGAAAAAACACGGTTTTGATTGGCAGAAGAGAACGGAGAATTTTTTGTTCCTTTATTTTGGTGAAGGAATGGAGACGATTTGGAACGAGGATGAAACAAAAGTTACTGTTGATACAGCGGATTTTACGCCTCAAAAAGCGTTATCAAAAAGAAAAAAAACTGATGATGTTGTCACGGGAGCCATGTGGGAGAGTGATTTTTGAATTTTACTAAAAAAGGAGAAAAGGATGACAACGTATCGAGCAGGTGTAATCGGTTTAGGTCGTATGGGCAGCACCTTTGACGACGAAATCACGCAAGGTGGGTCGCTCTTTTTGCCCTATTGCCACGGTCCAACTTACCATGCTGCACCGAATGTGGAGCTGGCTGCGGGTGCCGATCTACACGCCGAACAGGCGGCGATCTTCGGCGAACGGTGGGGGCTAAGTTCTGAACATATCTACAGCGATTACCGTGAAATGCTGGAGAAGGAAAATCTGGACCTTGTTAGTGTCTGCACGACAGCACGGATCCGATCAACTATCGTGCAAGATGTGGCGCGCTCCAGTGTCAAAGCGATCTGGGCAGAGAAACCGATTTCGTTGAGTCTCGCCGAGGCGGACGAGATGGTGAAGACCTGCCGAGCAGAAGGTGTCGCGCTGGCGATCAATTGTGCCCGACGCTGGAATCCGTTCTTTAGCGAGGCGCGGAAACTCATTGATGAAGGCGAAATCGGCGATGTGCTGCAGGTGACAGTCTATGCACAGTGTGGACTCTCGCATAACGGCAGCCATGCGATTGATATTTTACGATATATGGCGGGTGGGAACGTTGAGTGGGTTTTCGGTGAGATGCAGTCCGACGCAGCCGCCGCAGGTGAAGGCGATCTGCAGGGGAACGGCTACCTCGTTTTTGATAACGGTGTCCGTGCGTATCTGCGGAGTACATCCTGTGGGGCGGCACCATGGGAGGTCGATGTCATCGGCACAACGGGACGCATCCGTTCTGTCAACAACGCCGAAACGTTTGAATTAATTCGCATGATTCCTGGCGGACGACGAGGACGTGGCGTGCCTGTGCAATGTCCGTTCCCGATCCCCGTACGAATGCAAGGCATGGGACTCACAATCGTTGAAGATCTCATCAACGCCATTGAGAACGGGACCTCTCCGAAGTGTTCAGGCGAAGATGGGCGTGCCGCGTTAGAGGTAGCCGTCGCACTCCGGGAATCGCATCGCCGTGGCTGCGTAAAGGTGGAGTTACCGATTGAAGACCGAAGTCTTCAGATTCTCTCCTCGGAGATCCAAGGCGACGACACACCCGCTCGGGTTCGACGGCTACAAGCAAGTCGATAGCAGATGCCTATTTGTTTATCAGTTACATAAAAAATCAAAATGTAGCCTGCAACAACGGCGCAGGCGGGTTCTTAGGAAGGCACCTTGAAATCTAAACTCGCCTCGTTCTTCCGCAAGGTATATTAAAAATATGAAACCGGCAGATTATGCGTTTTTTAAAGAAAATGGCTATGTCTCACTCGGTAAGATTCTGAGCGATGTCGAGGTTGCGCATTTTGTTCATAGCTTTGACCGGGACCGCACTGAAGTTGAAGATCATTGGTATCGTATTGGACATTACCAGACCGTGAATTGCGATGCACTTCTGACTTCACCTGAATTCGACAATGTGATTCGGCATCCGATCGTCATGGATTGCCTACACACACTGATGGGCAATGCCCCTTGCTTTTCAGAGATCTGCATCCGACACATGGCACCGTACGATGGTGAACTGAATCGCGGTTGGCATAGAGATGGTCCGAGACACTGGCTTGAACATCCGTTGCGCATCGGGTTTGTCCAGTTGATGCTGTATCTGACGGATGTTGATGAGACGACGCACTGTTTCTCCTTATCACCGGAATCGGTGGATGCTGAGATTCTCGAAAGGGACGAGCAGTTGGCGCGTGGCGGAATTGTCGATTTGTACGGTCCCGCTGGGACAGCGATACTCTTCAACATCGGTGTTTTACATACCGCTACAACCCGTCCCACGCAGGCAGAACGCAAGACGGTGCAAGTCTATTACGGGCATCCGAACCGTCGGTACTTGAGCGAGGATTCGATCATACCTGTCGAACTTTGGCGAGATCATCCCGACCCTGAGGCGCGCGCCTTTTATAGTGTGTTC
This region includes:
- a CDS encoding GH32 C-terminal domain-containing protein; the encoded protein is RSPQKEEFTRIAFFRERGLRNLNPGVDVRDSLLTIDSSYSSVASDVLSRAPETGAVSIARDETLKLRVFVDKSVVEVFANGKQCVAMRVYPDKAESVGVSLRSQGQASELKSLDAWQMKNIYA
- a CDS encoding NUDIX domain-containing protein, encoding MNQVIQKVTAFIVRERDGVKELLVFKHPTAGVQIPAGTVEKNEDLETAVKREVYEETGLQSVEIEAYLGCFENELAEGERIIAETTQVYIEPDLNAMLYKEKLTKGLTVNYHSIREDFTHISYIEYDKHPNPTCICYNITGWVPNENIGVQKTRHFFLLSTQEETADAWELKSDRGYIFSPYWTPLSPKPEIIPPQDKWLDFVYERI
- a CDS encoding Gfo/Idh/MocA family oxidoreductase, with amino-acid sequence MTTYRAGVIGLGRMGSTFDDEITQGGSLFLPYCHGPTYHAAPNVELAAGADLHAEQAAIFGERWGLSSEHIYSDYREMLEKENLDLVSVCTTARIRSTIVQDVARSSVKAIWAEKPISLSLAEADEMVKTCRAEGVALAINCARRWNPFFSEARKLIDEGEIGDVLQVTVYAQCGLSHNGSHAIDILRYMAGGNVEWVFGEMQSDAAAAGEGDLQGNGYLVFDNGVRAYLRSTSCGAAPWEVDVIGTTGRIRSVNNAETFELIRMIPGGRRGRGVPVQCPFPIPVRMQGMGLTIVEDLINAIENGTSPKCSGEDGRAALEVAVALRESHRRGCVKVELPIEDRSLQILSSEIQGDDTPARVRRLQASR
- a CDS encoding phytanoyl-CoA dioxygenase family protein, whose amino-acid sequence is MKPADYAFFKENGYVSLGKILSDVEVAHFVHSFDRDRTEVEDHWYRIGHYQTVNCDALLTSPEFDNVIRHPIVMDCLHTLMGNAPCFSEICIRHMAPYDGELNRGWHRDGPRHWLEHPLRIGFVQLMLYLTDVDETTHCFSLSPESVDAEILERDEQLARGGIVDLYGPAGTAILFNIGVLHTATTRPTQAERKTVQVYYGHPNRRYLSEDSIIPVELWRDHPDPEARAFYSVFNDKTRDYLEHTASIGELSFEDTLALLRELDVKHRKRPA